The sequence TAAAGTTTTGTTTGTAGCAGTTAAACAAAGAATGAAATGTAGTGAATGGAATCAACAttgactataaataaaatatgtgtgtgtgttggtatatatacacacatacagtattgcatataatttatatatatatatatatatatatatatatatatatatatatatatatatatatatatatatatatatatatatatatatatatatatatatatatatatatactttactgGCTAGCCAGAAAGTCCAGCTTCTCtgtgttattgtttattaaatacatCACTGTCTTCTCTATCACTGGAAAAACCAactgtataaatgtttttgtGGTCTTCTGTTTGTTTATCTAACTTATTctgctattattgttatttgtcatttttgtcaGATATATTCAGTTTAaacaatgaataattaaataaactcaaagtcaataataaaacagaaaaaattaaaCTCCAATATGAAATGGTATACAATGACAGatgtcttgtcatcaatcccagttgtaagagcaacaaagaataacttgacatctatttgattatttggaaaagtggcagaaggtaggtttttctgatggatcatgtgatgaactgcatcccaattatcacaaatactgcagaagacctataagaacctgcatggacccaagaatctcagagaaatcagtcaagtttggtgaaggaaaatcatgattttgggttacattcagtatggcggCATGGTAGAagtctgcagagtgaatggcaacatcaacagcctgagttatcaagacatttatcgtgcccatcacattacaaaccacaggggaaggcaaaatcttcagcaggatagcactccttctcatacttcaacctctacaaagttcctgaaagcaaagaaggccaaggtgctccaggattggccagccagtcaccagatatgaacattattgagcatatcttgggtaagataaaggaggcattgaagattatttccaaagaatcttaatgaagtCTGAAAGTCccgcaagaacactttctttgccattccagattactttattaagttatttgagtcattggagagatgtatgggtacagtcctccaagctcacgaGAGTGAAacaataattctttttccactgcaccatgactttatttaggtaaaataggcgtaatctagaggcctttgcctttcgtataagccacttctgataccaaatgatcagctagaagtcaagttattatttgttgttttaaaacttgaataggcgacaagacttttgtatagTGTAGCAATATATTCCTACAAAACAAGGGATTCCAGTTTGGATCATGCAGGTAAACTTTTGAATGACATAATTTTTACAAAATCAGCtactactgtattttattttgtggaCTAAGTGTGAACATCTTTTTAtgtactgaataaaaatgtaaaataaaaaaacatgcattttgtaCGATCCtcttattttagtaaactaaccTGCAGATTTTGCACAATGTAAATAAACTGACttcaagtatatatttttaaaaaatcttttgcgACATTACAACAGCTGAATACACCCTTGCTGAATCaaaattataaaattgtattaatgcACTGCAAGATGTTTTGAATGTAAGTTGGTTATTACTGCACACTTGATGTCACTGTAAATATAATTAGGTGTCTTTTCAATATAAAGATTTTGCAGTTACGTGAAATGTATGACCAACAGACTTTTGTGAATTTTCCTGTGTTTCtgacaatattaaaatatatgtgtgtgtgtgtgtgtgtatatatatatatatatatatatatatatatatatatatatatatatatatatatatatatatatatatatatatatatatatatgtgaactgttttgtttaaataattgttcAAAGGGTATATTAATGTTACTATCGTTTATATTATAACTCTTCAAATGCGTTTGGAAGATGCAAAAATCTTAGTCTCATATTCATTCCAGTGGTACGTTTCCTCTTCAAATGCATATGGGCGACGCATGTCTCAGGTTCATTCCAGTGGTACATTTCCTGACTGTCATGCTGCACTCATACTGCGTTCGTCACAGTTGTGGGCGGAGCCTTGATGCAATGTGCATATCCGTACTTTTGGTTTGGAAGAAAGTTATGGTTAAACTAACGGTAACGGGAGATATAACGCTACACGGTAGGCGCTAAAGTGTATATCTGTGGTTAGAGACTGCGATATTTGACAATAAGTAATGTTAGTCTATTTGTGTTTCTGCTTCTGAGTTTTTTACCGCACGAATTTTGTCAGTCTATAATTTCATCAAGCGATACGGTTTCTAAACTTTTGAAGTGTTTTTACTCTTAGGTCAACACGGGCAGAAGTGATTTCGAATTGATCTCTAAAGGGAAAAATGGGCCAGGCTGAGAGCAGAAACACAGATGCTCCTTTGACGGATTTGAGGTCCTTTGAGAGCAGATCGGCCGCAGTAAGCTGATGAATTCTCGCTCCCAGTTTATGTTTATGAGGAATGAACAGCATGCATGCCAATGATGATTGATTCTATCAAACCAACAATGTTGAAAATGGCTTTCCTTAATAGACCAACTTAACATAAAAATCAGCAAGTATGTTCTGCAGCCTGATTTTACTACtggtttgtaatttaattatatttctgTCCTTCAGTTCTCATTTGTGATGACACATGTTCCTCTAACTGTGGTCGAGGAGATCTTGCTGAACCTGCCTGCTCATGTAGTTAAAGAATGTCGTCTGGTGTGTCATGAATGGAAAGAGCTGGTGGACAGTGGTCCACATTGGAGAGAGCGCTGTCGAAGAGAGGGGATTCAGCCCTGTGATGCTTCCAGACCCCCAGATGACTGGCGCCAGTTTTACTTTATGACTAAGAAACGACGTAACCTGATCAAGAATCCCAAAGCTGAAGGTGAGTGACATCTATATCATTGACATTTGACAAGTGACAGAGAGATAAGCCGagaaaaaattaagttagaagTTTTCATATTTTGATCATTTCTGATAATGTTTCATTTATGTGAAGGTTTAGTTTTAGTCAACAATACACTTAATTCATATTCATTTGTTTGAACAATAAATGTGTTGATTAAAATgtgatatatatttttgctttcttCTGTGATGTTTTGTTAGATTCACTTACAGGGTGGGAGTTTGTAGATAATGGAGATGACGGGTGAGTATTAGGAAAATAGGAAACCATTTTCACATGACAGTCAACCTAATTTTGTCACATTTGTTTCATATGAGTACGTTTGATATTTCAGATGCTTCAGAAATTTTTTTAGCATTAGGGATATTGAAAACAGTCATTAATTACAATGTACAATGAATCACTAACAGACTTTTTCCTCAGGATATATTTGAAGCGACAGCTGATTGATTTGCAGAAAGAAGGCTACAATGCTGCTTTTATGGATCATCTGCAACCTCACATCAAAATCTCAGACTGGTGAGCAGTTATGCTACAATGTCTTCCTATTTAAAGATTATAACAATTTCATAGGTAATGTGGTAATTAGGAGTAAAGGTTTGAAGGTTGAAGGTTTTGGGCCCATAGTACGATTGACGGTTCAGTTAAATTTTCTAAGGAAAATTAGATTCACTTTCcaattaataatagcaataattagTCTTAAAAACTTTGTTACCTTTATACACTGGCTTCACATGTTTCTGTTTAGTGCAGTCAGTTGATCTTGGTAAACTAAAACTGCTTCCTCGCTGCATGCGAACACATCTGTACATACTCTCATATACAACTTGATCAATGTGTATGCACCTATAAACTCTCGTACGTGAATATAAACTTGGTGCATgcataaacaataaatgaatgtcgcctcgttgttccatcccaaagagggaagaaatcactttcctgaactctcacattcaatctgcccagttggtggaatgaactccctaactacatcagaacagcagagtcacttgctgtcttcaagaaacgactaaaaacgcaactgtttagtctccactttccttcctaatctgcaactgcctctctggctataccactaactgtgccctctctctctctctctctcaaaaaaaaaaacaaatgttttactaatgctttgcttcttagactttacacacctgaaacttgtctatagcacttgctcactgctgctcttatagttgtgtgaattgcttccttgtcctcatttgtaagttgctttggataaaagcgtctgctaaatgactaaatgtaaatgtaaataaacacccaaataacacatacaaaataaaattctcaAACGTATATACAATTAGTTAGATTTTATATGTGAATGTACATGAACTTTTCAGTTCAAACAAAAGGCTTTTCAGTGTAAAGGGAAAGCATTTCATAAGCAGTATGAGCGTAAatagaatagatttttttataataaatcagGTTATTGCAAAGCTTATTAAATAGAAAGAATTTGATTAATAGAGGTAATAAATGTgttaatataatgaaaatatattaaaacaatgcCAAAGAATGCTCCAGCATATTTTAAGGTTTATTATGCAGTTAAATTATTGAAAAGCAGTGGGTTTAATAAATGTAAGATTGCATAATGAATTATTTAGAAACATGTTTTTGTTTGATATTAGCTTTAGCTAAACCACACAAATCAGTTCAGCTATATTTTTCTGGCGGTTGGCATCTAGCATTTTTGTACAATTTCCTGTTTATTGGCTATTAGCAAACCCACATAAAAACTGCATTTCCACTACCTACTAGACTGAAGTGTGTATTGTAACCCGTAAAAAATAGTgtcaccaaaaaacaaaaacaaatattatacaaaaaataataataattattataaatatatataatggttTGCTTTTTCGTGTCCAAAATTTTCCAAcctttcatattttaatagttttttttagatcAACTTTTGTGTTCCACAATGATGAAACTTAAGGACATAGTATCAGTGTTGTGTCTAATCCAGTTTCAGCATTATTGAGTATTGTCTTATCTGCAAGTATCCGACATGACTAGAACAATCCAGAGGTTTCTCGCTTTCTTCAGTTCATTGTCCAGTTTCATAGATACCTctatattatttttactattttgtgTTTGGATTGTCTATATCTGTTAGATTAAAGACTTCTGACAAAGCGTTTTGCTACAGTCAGCAtacttatgtattatattatcgGCAGGTATGGACCATACTTTAATGGTGGATGTGAGTATCAGATCTGTGTGGAGTTGCTTGATCAGAAGAAGGAGCCAATTAGTACCTTTCAGCCTGAGAAAGTTGTCATTGAACAGTGGAATGATGAACCATGGTGTAAAGTGAGTTGAAAATACTTCAAGCTTTTTGTTATTACCGTggccttaaaatgatttaaggtcATTTTAAAGGTTCATATAATGGAGCATCTCATCACTGTTCAGCAATATTTTAGAAAGATACCATAGACTCTGACTGTTTTCACAGAGACCAGAACTGTTATAATCATAAAAACGCTCACTGTCGGTGTAATTTATACACAAAATGTTTTCTGTTAGAGAATTGTACTAACGGGCAATGTCTATTAGGAAAGGCCAGCGTAGAACAGAGCATTAACATGCTAGACCTATAGTAGATGCAAACAATATGTTAAATGGTctgttgggta comes from Danio aesculapii chromosome 23, fDanAes4.1, whole genome shotgun sequence and encodes:
- the LOC130217088 gene encoding F-box only protein 6-like isoform X3; the encoded protein is MGQAESRNTDAPLTDLRSFESRSAAFSFVMTHVPLTVVEEILLNLPAHVVKECRLVCHEWKELVDSGPHWRERCRREGIQPCDASRPPDDWRQFYFMTKKRRNLIKNPKAEDSLTGWEFVDNGDDGIYLKRQLIDLQKEGYNAAFMDHLQPHIKISDWYGPYFNGGCEYQICVELLDQKKEPISTFQPEKVVIEQWNDEPWCKMTHVFKDYGPGVRLIRFTHGGKDTQFWAGHYGIRITNSSVEICPAAERE